In Pseudomonadota bacterium, a single genomic region encodes these proteins:
- a CDS encoding DUF59 domain-containing protein has translation MTTTAQKELKPHLQKVLGSLRDPSTGMRLEDLPLLDGLEIDEKGINLSLSPSSNVCPLIFKLGSDIKQAVQEAAPGVPIHFLINNHKRKQEIEEFLSDT, from the coding sequence ATGACGACAACGGCTCAAAAGGAATTAAAACCCCACCTGCAAAAGGTGCTGGGTTCACTCCGCGACCCCTCGACCGGGATGCGCCTGGAAGACTTGCCCTTACTTGACGGCCTTGAGATTGATGAAAAGGGCATCAATCTCAGCCTGAGCCCCTCTTCAAACGTCTGCCCCTTGATTTTCAAGCTCGGCAGTGATATTAAGCAGGCCGTGCAGGAAGCAGCTCCCGGGGTGCCGATTCATTTTTTGATTAATAACCATAAACGCAAACAGGAGATCGAAGAGTTTCTCTCCGACACCTGA
- the mqnE gene encoding aminofutalosine synthase MqnE, whose product MDNFRKIAEKRRAGERLSRADALFLYEEGDFFALGKLAAEINQRLNGDVVYYNINRHINPTNICVNQCRFCAYSKLKGEAGAYEQRIEEILSEVRQAEAAGIREFHIVGGLHPDRPFAWYLELLQSLKKVHPTIVLKAFTAVEIDYFARISGLEVSAVLAALKEAGLAAMPGGGAEIFNPEVRNRICPEKISGRRWLEITAQAHAAGIPTNATMLYGHVESLADRIDHMEELRCLQDRTGGFQVFIPLAFHATNTDIRKKGETSAIDDLKTLAIARLYLDNFQHIKAYWVMLGEKIAQLALLFGVNDLDGTVIRERITHAAGARSATGLSEDHLRNQIIRAGRRPVERDTFYRPVSGSIA is encoded by the coding sequence TTGGACAATTTTAGGAAAATCGCCGAAAAACGCCGGGCCGGAGAGCGCCTGAGCCGGGCCGACGCCCTTTTTCTTTATGAAGAGGGCGATTTTTTCGCTCTGGGCAAACTCGCTGCGGAAATCAATCAACGCCTCAATGGCGACGTGGTTTACTACAACATCAATCGCCATATTAACCCGACCAACATCTGTGTCAATCAATGTCGTTTCTGTGCTTACAGCAAGCTCAAAGGCGAAGCCGGGGCCTACGAACAGCGGATCGAGGAGATTCTTTCCGAAGTCAGGCAAGCCGAGGCCGCGGGCATTCGGGAATTTCATATCGTTGGCGGGCTGCATCCGGATCGGCCCTTTGCCTGGTATCTTGAGCTTTTACAAAGCCTGAAAAAGGTTCACCCCACAATTGTTCTCAAGGCCTTCACCGCCGTCGAGATTGATTATTTCGCCCGCATCAGCGGACTTGAAGTCAGTGCTGTGCTGGCCGCGCTCAAGGAGGCTGGTCTTGCGGCGATGCCCGGCGGCGGAGCCGAGATTTTCAATCCTGAAGTACGCAACCGTATCTGTCCCGAAAAGATCAGCGGCCGCCGCTGGCTGGAGATCACGGCCCAGGCCCACGCGGCCGGAATCCCCACCAACGCGACGATGTTGTACGGACATGTGGAAAGCCTGGCCGACCGCATCGATCATATGGAGGAGCTGCGTTGTCTGCAGGATCGGACCGGTGGTTTTCAGGTCTTTATTCCCCTGGCTTTTCACGCCACCAATACCGACATTCGTAAAAAGGGCGAAACCAGTGCCATTGATGATCTGAAGACCTTGGCCATTGCCCGTCTTTATCTGGATAATTTTCAGCATATCAAAGCTTACTGGGTGATGCTCGGTGAAAAAATTGCTCAGCTCGCCCTGCTCTTTGGGGTCAATGATCTGGACGGAACGGTTATCCGGGAGCGGATTACCCATGCCGCCGGGGCCAGAAGTGCGACCGGGTTAAGTGAGGACCATCTGCGTAACCAGATCATTCGGGCCGGACGCCGGCCGGTGGAACGGGATACCTTTTATCGACCGGTGTCAGGGAGTATTGCATGA
- the glgC gene encoding glucose-1-phosphate adenylyltransferase, whose protein sequence is MLNDLLAVVLAGGEGKRLSPLTQDRAKPAVPFAGQYRIIDFSLSNCLNSHIRKIIVLTQYKSGSASRHLAAGWSIFNPELGEFIYEIPPQMRVGEQWYQGTADAIYQNLYSLDIIKPKYVVVLAGDHIYKMDYGKMLAFHQANNAVLTISAITVKREEADGFGVLQVDESQRVIGFQEKPATPLTIPGKPDHAYASMGVYIFNFALMKEILEADARNENSSHDFGKDIIPALYPQERVFAYPFGCDSNKRDADYWRDVGTIDAYWEANISLAGVDPTFNLYDTDWPLRTYQAQMPPAKFVFANVREQRVGRALDSLVCNGSIISGGLVERSILSPGVRVNSFSQVYESILMHQVQIGRKARIRKAIIDKGVQIPPGAEIGYDLAKDRQRFTVSPGGVVVVPKGTVF, encoded by the coding sequence ATGTTGAATGATCTTCTTGCCGTAGTCCTGGCCGGCGGTGAAGGTAAGCGTTTAAGCCCTCTGACCCAGGATCGAGCCAAACCGGCCGTCCCCTTCGCCGGGCAGTACCGGATCATCGATTTCTCCCTGAGCAACTGCCTCAATTCCCACATCCGCAAAATTATCGTTTTGACCCAGTACAAATCCGGTTCCGCCTCGCGCCATCTGGCGGCGGGTTGGAGTATTTTCAATCCCGAGCTGGGTGAGTTCATCTACGAAATCCCCCCGCAGATGCGAGTCGGCGAACAATGGTATCAGGGCACGGCCGACGCCATTTATCAGAATCTTTATTCCCTCGATATAATCAAACCTAAATATGTTGTGGTCTTGGCCGGCGACCATATCTACAAAATGGATTACGGCAAAATGCTGGCCTTTCACCAAGCCAACAACGCCGTCCTGACGATTTCCGCGATCACCGTTAAACGCGAAGAGGCCGACGGCTTCGGAGTACTTCAGGTGGATGAGAGCCAGCGGGTAATCGGCTTTCAGGAAAAACCGGCAACCCCCTTGACCATTCCCGGCAAGCCCGATCATGCCTACGCTTCAATGGGGGTCTATATTTTTAATTTTGCGCTGATGAAAGAAATACTTGAAGCCGATGCCCGCAACGAAAACAGCAGCCATGATTTCGGCAAGGATATCATTCCCGCCCTCTACCCGCAGGAACGTGTCTTTGCCTATCCTTTCGGCTGCGACAGCAATAAACGCGACGCCGATTACTGGCGTGATGTCGGCACCATCGACGCTTACTGGGAAGCCAACATCAGCCTGGCCGGGGTTGACCCGACCTTTAACCTCTACGATACCGACTGGCCCCTGCGCACCTATCAGGCCCAGATGCCGCCGGCCAAGTTCGTTTTCGCCAACGTCCGCGAGCAGCGCGTCGGCCGCGCCCTGGATTCACTGGTCTGCAACGGCAGCATCATCAGCGGCGGCCTGGTCGAGCGCTCAATCCTCTCGCCCGGGGTCCGGGTCAACAGTTTTTCACAGGTATATGAATCGATTCTCATGCACCAGGTGCAGATCGGTCGTAAAGCGCGAATTCGTAAAGCTATCATCGACAAAGGGGTGCAGATTCCACCCGGAGCCGAGATCGGTTATGATCTGGCAAAGGATCGGCAAAGATTTACGGTTTCTCCCGGCGGGGTAGTGGTGGTCCCCAAGGGAACCGTCTTTTAA
- a CDS encoding dinitrogenase iron-molybdenum cofactor biosynthesis protein, translating into MKKIALAADDMLGLDGEMSMHFGRCPAYVLAQVDENGEIKASEIVENPYFKQHTPGQVPRFINSLEVNTIIAGGMGPKAIEMFNAFGIEVVTGVGGRVGNVLKAYLAGEISGAAGCSHDHDHEHGGCQ; encoded by the coding sequence ATGAAAAAGATTGCTCTCGCGGCCGATGACATGCTTGGCCTTGACGGAGAAATGAGCATGCACTTCGGCCGCTGTCCGGCCTATGTCCTGGCTCAGGTCGATGAAAACGGCGAAATCAAGGCCAGCGAAATCGTCGAGAATCCCTATTTCAAACAGCATACCCCGGGACAGGTTCCACGCTTTATCAACTCCCTGGAAGTCAATACCATAATCGCCGGGGGAATGGGACCGAAAGCCATTGAGATGTTTAATGCTTTTGGGATTGAAGTGGTCACCGGAGTCGGCGGTCGAGTCGGCAACGTTCTCAAAGCTTACCTTGCCGGCGAAATTTCAGGGGCCGCAGGCTGCAGTCACGATCATGACCACGAACATGGAGGATGTCAATAA
- a CDS encoding phosphopyruvate hydratase: MSFIVDVEALEILDSRGNPTIEVEVSLESGVIGRAAIPSGASTGIHEAVELRDGDEERYLGKGVSLAVDNVKGEIADRIIGLDATRQRELDLSLIELDGTENKSRLGANALLGVSLAAAKAAAEVSRLPLYQYIGGVNAHLLPVPMMNILNGGQHADNNVDIQEFMIMPVGAENFAAALRMGTETFHALKKVLKSKGYNTSVGDEGGFAPNLKSNEEPLELIVEAIAAAGFRAGKDIVIALDAAASSFYKDGSYRLSAEGKALDATGMVDFYAALVAKYPIVSIEDGLDEDDWAGWRLMMEKLGKKIQVVGDDLFVTNPQRLARGIKEGSANSILIKLNQIGTLTETLNTVAMAKKAGYTAVVSHRSGETEDSTIADLVVALNTGQIKTGSACRTDRICKYNQLLRIERDLGCQADFLGREVFYNL; this comes from the coding sequence ATGTCTTTTATTGTTGATGTAGAAGCGCTGGAAATTCTTGATTCACGGGGCAATCCCACCATTGAAGTCGAAGTTTCCCTGGAAAGCGGGGTCATCGGCCGGGCCGCGATTCCTTCGGGGGCCTCGACCGGTATCCATGAAGCGGTTGAATTAAGAGATGGTGATGAAGAGCGCTACCTCGGCAAAGGGGTGAGCTTGGCGGTTGACAATGTCAAAGGTGAAATCGCCGATCGCATTATCGGCCTCGACGCCACCCGGCAGCGCGAACTTGACCTGAGTCTGATCGAGCTCGACGGCACCGAAAACAAAAGCCGGCTCGGGGCCAACGCCCTGCTTGGGGTCTCCCTGGCCGCAGCCAAAGCCGCGGCCGAGGTCAGCAGACTGCCGCTCTACCAGTATATCGGCGGCGTCAATGCTCATCTGCTGCCGGTGCCGATGATGAACATCCTGAACGGCGGTCAGCACGCCGACAACAATGTCGACATTCAGGAATTCATGATCATGCCGGTCGGGGCCGAGAATTTCGCCGCCGCCCTGCGCATGGGCACCGAAACCTTTCACGCGCTGAAAAAGGTGCTTAAAAGCAAAGGTTACAATACCTCAGTCGGCGACGAGGGCGGCTTCGCCCCGAACCTTAAATCCAACGAAGAACCGCTGGAATTAATTGTCGAGGCTATCGCCGCCGCCGGCTTCAGGGCCGGCAAAGACATTGTCATCGCTCTCGACGCCGCCGCCAGCTCTTTTTACAAAGACGGCAGCTACCGGCTCTCGGCCGAGGGCAAGGCCCTGGATGCAACCGGAATGGTTGATTTCTATGCCGCCCTGGTAGCCAAATATCCGATTGTCTCCATCGAGGACGGCCTGGATGAAGATGACTGGGCCGGCTGGCGGCTGATGATGGAAAAACTCGGTAAAAAGATTCAGGTGGTCGGCGACGACCTGTTCGTGACCAATCCGCAACGCCTGGCCCGCGGCATCAAGGAAGGCTCGGCCAACTCGATTCTGATTAAACTGAACCAAATCGGAACCCTGACCGAAACCCTGAATACCGTCGCCATGGCCAAAAAGGCGGGCTATACCGCCGTGGTTTCACATCGCTCCGGAGAAACCGAGGACAGCACGATCGCCGATCTGGTGGTGGCCCTCAATACCGGCCAGATCAAAACCGGCTCGGCCTGCCGCACCGACCGCATCTGCAAGTATAACCAGCTTCTGCGGATCGAACGCGACCTCGGTTGCCAGGCCGACTTTCTCGGCCGTGAGGTTTTTTACAACCTGTAA
- a CDS encoding (4Fe-4S)-binding protein produces the protein MIITIASGKGGTGKTTIATNLALSASSAQYLDCDVEEPNGHMFLKPTISERREVTIPIPEIDEKLCDRCGQCAKACEFNALAVIGEKVMFFAELCHGCGTCTYVCPKKAIHEGGKEIGCLELGHAGLPGAESLLFAQGISQIGNPLSPPVIKQLKKLIDPERFAILDAPPGTSCPMVQTMLGSDYCLFVTEPTPFGLNDLKLAVGVARQLQIPCGIVINRSDSGDDEVVKYCNREKLPILLEIPFNRDLAFAYSRGLAAVISNPDLRKAFVGLYEKIVAEVSK, from the coding sequence ATGATTATCACGATTGCCAGTGGTAAAGGTGGAACCGGTAAAACCACTATCGCCACCAACTTGGCCCTGTCTGCTTCGAGCGCACAATATCTTGACTGCGATGTCGAGGAACCTAACGGCCATATGTTTCTCAAGCCCACCATCAGCGAGCGGCGCGAGGTCACCATCCCGATACCGGAGATTGATGAAAAACTCTGCGACCGCTGCGGACAATGCGCGAAAGCCTGTGAGTTCAACGCCCTGGCCGTGATTGGCGAAAAGGTAATGTTCTTTGCCGAGCTCTGCCACGGCTGCGGCACCTGCACTTACGTCTGCCCTAAAAAAGCCATCCACGAAGGCGGCAAAGAAATCGGCTGCCTGGAACTGGGACATGCCGGCCTACCAGGGGCCGAAAGCCTGCTTTTTGCTCAAGGAATTTCACAGATCGGCAACCCCTTAAGCCCACCGGTCATCAAACAGCTCAAAAAGCTGATCGACCCGGAGCGCTTTGCGATTCTGGATGCTCCCCCCGGCACCTCATGCCCCATGGTTCAGACCATGCTGGGCAGCGATTACTGCCTTTTTGTCACCGAGCCAACCCCTTTCGGCCTCAACGATCTGAAACTGGCCGTTGGCGTCGCCCGGCAGCTTCAAATCCCCTGCGGAATTGTCATCAACCGGTCTGACAGCGGAGATGATGAAGTCGTTAAATACTGTAACCGGGAGAAGCTGCCGATTTTACTTGAAATTCCTTTTAATCGCGATCTGGCCTTTGCCTACTCCCGGGGTCTAGCTGCGGTCATCAGCAATCCGGACCTGCGAAAAGCCTTTGTCGGACTTTACGAAAAGATTGTCGCGGAGGTGAGCAAATGA
- the mqnC gene encoding dehypoxanthine futalosine cyclase has product MKEGRLNREQALALYLNADLLDLGARAQALRLRLHPKKRVTFAIDRNINYTNICVCQCRFCAYYRKPEDAEGFVIDEITLKAKIEETLALGGTQILLQGGLHPHLEIDYYTGLLQTIKQNFPQIHIHGFSPPEIAHIADLSGLGLQETLLRLRAAGLGSIPGGGAEILADRVRRRLSPNKIGRRRWLEVMETAHNLGLRSTATMMFGSLETPEELIEHLFRVREVQDRTGGFTAFIPWSFQPSNTALAEEVPLAATGIDYLRVLAISRLVLDNILSLQASWVTQGMKMAQVALYFGANDFGSTMIEENVVAAAGVHFSISLEEMLDTIREAGFQPVQRDTLYNELKAF; this is encoded by the coding sequence ATGAAAGAGGGCAGATTGAATCGCGAGCAGGCTTTGGCGCTTTATTTAAACGCCGATCTGCTCGATCTCGGGGCTCGGGCGCAGGCGCTGCGGCTGCGCCTGCACCCGAAAAAACGGGTGACCTTTGCGATTGACCGCAATATCAACTATACCAATATCTGTGTTTGTCAATGTCGTTTCTGTGCTTATTACCGCAAACCCGAAGACGCCGAAGGTTTTGTCATCGATGAAATCACGCTTAAGGCCAAGATCGAGGAAACCCTGGCCTTGGGCGGCACGCAGATACTGCTTCAGGGCGGACTTCATCCGCATCTCGAGATCGACTATTATACCGGGCTTCTGCAGACCATTAAACAGAATTTTCCGCAGATTCATATTCACGGCTTTTCTCCTCCGGAAATCGCCCATATCGCCGACCTTTCCGGTCTCGGTCTGCAAGAGACCCTGTTGCGGCTGCGGGCCGCCGGGCTGGGCTCGATTCCTGGTGGTGGGGCTGAGATTCTGGCTGATCGTGTTCGTCGCCGACTCAGTCCCAACAAGATCGGCCGGCGGCGTTGGCTGGAGGTTATGGAGACGGCTCATAATCTCGGGCTGAGAAGTACGGCGACAATGATGTTCGGTTCCCTGGAAACCCCGGAGGAGCTGATTGAGCATCTGTTTCGCGTACGTGAGGTGCAGGACCGTACCGGTGGTTTTACAGCCTTTATCCCCTGGAGCTTTCAGCCGTCTAATACCGCTTTGGCGGAGGAGGTGCCCCTGGCCGCCACCGGGATTGACTATCTCAGGGTTTTGGCTATTTCCCGTCTGGTTCTTGATAATATCCTCAGCCTTCAGGCTTCCTGGGTAACGCAGGGGATGAAAATGGCCCAGGTGGCCCTTTATTTCGGGGCCAATGATTTCGGCTCGACCATGATCGAGGAAAATGTCGTCGCCGCCGCCGGGGTTCATTTTTCTATTTCTCTGGAGGAAATGCTTGATACGATTCGCGAAGCCGGTTTTCAGCCGGTGCAAAGGGATACGCTTTATAACGAGCTGAAGGCGTTCTGA
- a CDS encoding dinitrogenase iron-molybdenum cofactor biosynthesis protein, with translation MSIMKVAISVTKAGNDATLEMRFGRCPYFAVYDSDTQAYEWFENSGIKAASGAGTGASQALLDRGVEVVISGQFGPKAAQILNSAKVKMLLAPADLPLAETIAKWQAGNLKEYAIQRY, from the coding sequence ATGTCAATAATGAAAGTTGCAATCAGCGTGACCAAGGCCGGAAATGATGCCACCCTGGAAATGCGTTTTGGCCGCTGTCCTTATTTTGCAGTTTACGACAGCGATACTCAAGCGTATGAATGGTTTGAAAACAGCGGTATCAAGGCCGCCTCAGGAGCCGGAACCGGGGCTTCACAGGCGCTGCTCGACCGCGGGGTCGAGGTTGTGATCAGCGGTCAGTTCGGCCCCAAGGCGGCCCAGATTCTGAACAGCGCCAAGGTCAAAATGCTGCTCGCTCCCGCAGATCTTCCTCTGGCTGAAACTATCGCTAAATGGCAGGCCGGAAACCTCAAGGAATACGCGATTCAGAGATATTAA
- a CDS encoding ATPase P, whose product MSLALDIPGGIRLELQGLLCDMNGTLTVDGRLDASVAVGLRQLAERLNLYIMTADTFGTAALTFAELPVKLIAMPAGVPGAVAKRDFLRTLGVATHAVLGNGYNDHLMLAEAAIGICVLGREGAHRLALTAADLLVPDPGAALELFLHPRRLLAGLRN is encoded by the coding sequence ATGAGTCTGGCTCTCGATATCCCCGGCGGCATTCGTCTTGAACTGCAAGGCCTGCTCTGTGACATGAACGGCACCCTGACCGTCGACGGCAGACTGGACGCAAGCGTGGCCGTGGGGCTGCGGCAACTGGCGGAAAGGCTGAACCTTTATATCATGACCGCCGATACTTTCGGCACGGCGGCTCTAACCTTCGCCGAACTGCCGGTAAAACTAATCGCCATGCCGGCTGGAGTTCCGGGCGCCGTCGCCAAACGCGACTTCCTGAGAACGCTGGGCGTCGCCACCCACGCCGTCCTCGGCAACGGCTATAACGACCATCTGATGCTGGCCGAAGCGGCCATCGGAATCTGTGTCCTCGGTCGCGAAGGAGCACACCGCCTGGCCCTGACGGCCGCCGACTTGCTGGTTCCCGATCCTGGTGCCGCCCTGGAGCTTTTTCTGCACCCCCGGCGTCTGCTTGCAGGGCTGCGCAATTAA
- a CDS encoding MBL fold metallo-hydrolase, with the protein MKCRITVLCENSVGMPFGGVGEHGFSCFIETGQGNYLFDTGQGLGISGNALALKKDLASLRAIMISHGHYDHTGGLPQVLRQCGRIPVYAHPEIFIERFWGELRRDIGIPFRRNYLESLGADFRFSRELRELAPGLFLTGEIPRRNDFELGDENMVAVTADGRELRPDPINDDLSLVLDSDQGLIVILGCAHAGMVNILDYVREKFNRERIYAVIGGTHLGFSSPLQFERTLEVIDSYQIEKLGVSHCTGLEPAARLYARMPERFFFACVGAVLEA; encoded by the coding sequence ATGAAGTGTAGAATTACGGTTTTATGTGAAAACTCAGTGGGAATGCCCTTTGGCGGGGTTGGTGAGCACGGCTTTTCCTGTTTTATCGAAACCGGTCAGGGGAACTATCTTTTTGATACCGGTCAGGGGTTGGGAATTTCCGGAAACGCCCTGGCTCTGAAAAAAGATCTGGCTTCGTTGCGGGCGATTATGATCAGCCATGGACATTATGATCATACCGGCGGTTTGCCCCAGGTTCTGCGCCAGTGTGGTCGGATTCCGGTGTATGCCCATCCGGAGATTTTTATCGAGCGTTTCTGGGGTGAGCTGCGACGGGATATAGGGATTCCTTTTCGCCGCAATTATCTTGAGTCCCTGGGGGCCGATTTTCGCTTTTCCCGGGAGTTGCGGGAACTGGCTCCCGGCCTTTTTCTGACGGGAGAGATTCCCCGGCGTAATGATTTTGAACTAGGTGATGAGAACATGGTCGCGGTTACTGCCGATGGTCGGGAACTCAGGCCCGATCCGATCAACGATGATCTTTCACTGGTGCTGGATTCCGATCAGGGCCTGATCGTTATTTTAGGCTGCGCTCATGCCGGAATGGTCAATATTCTTGATTATGTCCGGGAAAAATTCAACCGTGAGCGGATTTACGCGGTGATCGGCGGCACTCACCTTGGCTTTTCCAGTCCTCTGCAGTTTGAGCGGACCCTGGAAGTCATCGATAGCTACCAGATCGAAAAACTGGGCGTCTCGCATTGCACCGGACTCGAGCCGGCGGCCAGGCTTTACGCTCGCATGCCGGAGCGTTTCTTTTTCGCCTGTGTCGGCGCCGTGCTGGAAGCGTAG
- a CDS encoding iron-sulfur cluster assembly scaffold protein: MKLPEPTKTETGVNEKVKDYFKSQRNLEVMPDATVMGQGGDPGCGDYIELYLKINNDRITRATAMVAGCPYAIATTSAFTELITGKPLDDAMLISGDDVVEHLGSLPEEKIHCSLMGPEALRNAVHNYIMARICTPFSVPRKPTL, from the coding sequence ATAAAGCTACCGGAACCAACAAAAACGGAGACGGGTGTGAACGAAAAGGTCAAAGATTATTTTAAAAGCCAGCGCAACCTTGAGGTGATGCCCGATGCCACGGTCATGGGCCAGGGTGGCGACCCCGGCTGCGGCGACTATATCGAACTCTATCTGAAAATCAATAACGACCGCATTACCCGAGCCACCGCCATGGTGGCCGGCTGCCCTTACGCCATTGCCACGACCAGCGCCTTTACCGAATTAATTACCGGTAAGCCCCTGGATGATGCCATGCTGATTTCCGGGGACGATGTCGTCGAACATTTAGGCTCGCTACCTGAAGAAAAGATCCACTGTTCCCTGATGGGGCCCGAAGCCCTGCGCAACGCCGTCCATAACTATATCATGGCGCGAATCTGCACGCCTTTTTCGGTTCCGCGAAAACCAACCTTATAA
- a CDS encoding (4Fe-4S)-binding protein has product MKELTIISGKGGTGKTTITAAFATLAENKILADCDVDAADLHLILEPEEISSADFSGGRSPVLNQDKCVACGECRRLCRFGAIDFSEATGFTINSFACDNCGLCAYVCPENAIGMVESINGRWFISATRAGKMVHARLGIGEDNSGKLVTLVRRQSRRLALQEGLELQINDGPPGIGCPVTAAITGVNLVLIVTEPSLSGIHDMERVHELCRHFDIPAMVCVNRFDLNLLNTEKIRAYCTKNELPLVGEIPLDTVVNRAQVARQSIIEYDCGLINQIVREMWRKVEMALQEK; this is encoded by the coding sequence ATGAAAGAACTGACCATTATCAGCGGCAAAGGCGGCACGGGCAAAACCACCATAACCGCAGCTTTTGCAACGCTGGCTGAAAACAAGATTCTGGCCGATTGTGATGTCGATGCCGCCGATCTGCATCTCATTCTGGAGCCCGAGGAAATCTCCAGTGCCGATTTTAGCGGAGGTCGCAGCCCCGTACTGAATCAGGATAAATGCGTCGCCTGCGGTGAATGTCGGCGTCTTTGCCGTTTCGGGGCAATTGATTTCAGCGAAGCCACAGGTTTTACGATCAATAGCTTTGCCTGCGATAATTGCGGCCTCTGCGCTTACGTCTGTCCGGAAAACGCCATCGGCATGGTTGAAAGCATTAATGGCCGCTGGTTTATTTCAGCCACGCGGGCCGGGAAAATGGTTCATGCCCGTCTCGGAATCGGCGAGGACAACTCCGGTAAGCTGGTCACCTTGGTACGCCGTCAGAGCCGCAGGCTGGCCCTGCAGGAGGGCCTGGAACTCCAGATCAACGACGGCCCTCCGGGAATTGGTTGTCCGGTTACGGCCGCTATTACCGGGGTTAACCTGGTCCTGATTGTCACGGAGCCCAGCCTTTCCGGCATTCACGATATGGAGCGGGTGCATGAGCTTTGCCGACACTTCGACATTCCCGCGATGGTTTGCGTGAATCGGTTTGATCTGAACCTGCTCAACACGGAAAAGATCCGCGCTTACTGCACCAAAAATGAGCTCCCTCTGGTCGGCGAAATTCCGCTGGACACCGTGGTCAATCGGGCTCAGGTCGCACGCCAGAGTATCATTGAATATGACTGTGGCTTAATCAATCAGATTGTCCGCGAAATGTGGCGCAAGGTTGAAATGGCGCTGCAGGAAAAGTAA
- a CDS encoding radical SAM protein produces the protein MSTLPLSPKSSHLFGPVPSRRLGLSLGIDLVPFKTCTLNCIYCELGKTAQPMTERKEYVSYAVLEEEINRFFDLNPLENRIDYITLSGSGEPTLNTALPQVVELLRRKTTTPIALLTNGTLFSDLAVRQAALGVDLILPSLDAVSQEIFAKLNRPAPELDNEKIIAGLIALRREFSGQIWLEILFCRGFNDNPEEIFRLIAAAKQIMPDRIQLNTVVRPGVLSSAQAVSAEFLAAWASHFTPPAEIIAPFSYPGAQTCGLEKSEKLIIETLKRRPCTLADLEKAMGLKRVEVLKIISLLLEKKQIKPLDHEGRRYYQSI, from the coding sequence CTGAGTACACTACCTTTGAGTCCCAAATCATCCCATCTCTTCGGTCCGGTTCCATCCCGACGGCTCGGACTCTCGCTTGGCATCGACTTAGTCCCGTTCAAGACCTGTACACTGAATTGCATCTACTGCGAACTCGGGAAAACCGCCCAGCCAATGACCGAGAGGAAAGAATATGTTTCCTACGCCGTCCTGGAAGAAGAAATCAACCGATTTTTCGATCTCAACCCTCTGGAAAACCGAATCGACTACATCACCTTGTCCGGCTCCGGGGAGCCGACTCTTAACACCGCCCTGCCACAGGTGGTCGAGCTTTTGCGCCGAAAAACCACGACTCCGATCGCCCTGCTGACCAACGGCACCCTATTTTCAGATCTTGCTGTCCGCCAAGCGGCCCTTGGGGTCGATCTGATTTTACCCTCCCTGGATGCGGTCAGCCAGGAGATTTTCGCAAAACTTAACCGCCCCGCCCCTGAACTGGATAATGAAAAGATCATCGCCGGCCTGATCGCCCTGCGCCGTGAATTCAGCGGGCAGATCTGGCTGGAAATTCTCTTCTGCCGGGGATTTAATGACAACCCCGAAGAGATTTTCCGCCTGATTGCCGCCGCAAAACAAATTATGCCCGATAGGATTCAGCTTAACACCGTCGTCCGCCCCGGAGTGCTGAGCAGCGCCCAAGCGGTCAGCGCCGAATTCCTGGCCGCATGGGCCTCGCATTTTACACCGCCTGCGGAAATCATCGCGCCGTTTTCATACCCCGGTGCGCAAACCTGCGGCCTTGAAAAGAGTGAAAAGTTAATCATCGAAACCCTGAAACGCCGCCCCTGCACACTGGCGGATCTGGAAAAAGCCATGGGCCTAAAAAGGGTCGAGGTCCTGAAAATAATCTCGCTGCTGCTTGAGAAAAAGCAGATCAAGCCCCTCGATCATGAGGGCCGGCGCTATTACCAGAGTATTTGA